One Halobaculum sp. CBA1158 DNA segment encodes these proteins:
- a CDS encoding NUDIX domain-containing protein, protein MSYTVETATVSYCPACGASLGARETHEGERPYCPDCDLTLYRNPIPMARATVVDGDRAMLVEMGEGRDEGAWALAGGHCLGDEPPRTTAARELREETGLSVDPADMTLVGDGFLRFEDGVSMVSFNYAAAAADATGTVEAADDAADARFWTRTEIEGSPPLLRASGRTQVLDAIDRLGRDR, encoded by the coding sequence GTGAGCTACACCGTCGAGACGGCGACAGTCTCGTACTGTCCCGCCTGCGGCGCGTCGCTCGGCGCTCGCGAGACCCACGAAGGCGAGCGGCCGTACTGCCCCGACTGCGACCTGACGCTGTACCGGAATCCGATCCCGATGGCCCGAGCGACCGTGGTCGACGGCGACCGCGCGATGCTGGTCGAGATGGGCGAGGGCCGCGACGAGGGGGCGTGGGCGCTGGCGGGCGGTCACTGCCTCGGCGACGAGCCGCCGCGGACGACGGCGGCCCGGGAGCTCCGGGAGGAGACCGGCCTGTCCGTCGACCCGGCGGATATGACGCTCGTCGGCGACGGGTTCCTCCGGTTCGAGGACGGGGTGTCGATGGTCTCGTTCAACTACGCCGCCGCGGCCGCCGACGCGACGGGGACCGTCGAGGCGGCCGACGACGCCGCTGACGCGCGGTTCTGGACGCGAACCGAGATCGAGGGGTCGCCGCCGCTGCTGCGGGCGTCCGGGAGGACGCAGGTGCTCGACGCGATCGATCGACTCGGCAGGGACCGGTAG
- a CDS encoding 60S ribosomal export protein NMD3 produces the protein MSETRDRREFCPRCGDSVPEREEPLPGEPRERDRVLCDACYLEDFELVDAPERVEVTVCPHCGAVHRGNRWVDVGARDYTDVAVDEVSEALAVHLKAEDIGWGVEPEQVDQNTIRMHCTFSGVVRGVRVEETVVVPVKISRGTCDRCGRISGGSYAAEVQIRGRDRVPDPREQSRAVEIAESLVAEREADGDRESFVTEVVDQPEGTDVKLSTNKLGKAVATQITEELGGSYSEAPTLVTEDGDGNEVYRVTFAVRLPKFRPGDVIDPDDGEGPVLVRSVRGNLKGIRLATGEPYEAAFEEGETPDAETVGHVDDAVQTTVVAVEDDNAVQVLDPETYEAVTVARLSGVDEDAERVDVVKTDAGLYVVPPADADDGEAEDDTADGE, from the coding sequence ATGAGTGAGACGCGCGATCGGCGGGAGTTCTGCCCCCGCTGCGGCGATTCGGTCCCCGAGCGCGAGGAGCCGCTGCCGGGCGAGCCGCGCGAGCGCGACCGCGTGCTGTGTGACGCCTGCTATCTGGAGGACTTCGAACTGGTCGACGCGCCCGAGCGCGTCGAGGTGACCGTCTGCCCGCACTGCGGCGCTGTCCACCGCGGCAACCGCTGGGTCGACGTGGGCGCGCGCGACTACACCGACGTGGCCGTCGACGAGGTGTCCGAGGCGCTCGCGGTCCACCTGAAGGCGGAAGACATCGGGTGGGGCGTCGAGCCCGAACAGGTCGACCAGAACACGATCCGGATGCATTGCACGTTCTCCGGCGTCGTCCGCGGCGTCCGCGTCGAGGAGACGGTCGTCGTTCCGGTGAAGATCAGCCGCGGCACCTGCGACCGCTGCGGGCGCATCTCCGGCGGAAGCTACGCCGCGGAGGTGCAGATCCGCGGGCGCGACCGCGTCCCGGACCCCCGAGAGCAGTCGCGAGCCGTCGAGATCGCCGAGTCGCTCGTCGCCGAGCGCGAGGCCGACGGCGACCGCGAGTCGTTCGTCACCGAGGTCGTCGACCAGCCCGAGGGCACGGACGTGAAGCTCTCGACGAACAAGCTCGGGAAGGCCGTCGCCACCCAGATCACCGAGGAGTTAGGCGGGAGCTACTCGGAGGCTCCGACGCTCGTCACCGAGGACGGCGACGGCAACGAGGTGTACCGCGTCACCTTCGCGGTCCGCCTGCCGAAGTTCCGCCCGGGCGACGTGATCGACCCCGACGACGGCGAGGGGCCGGTGCTGGTGCGCTCCGTCCGCGGCAACCTCAAGGGGATCCGCCTCGCGACGGGCGAGCCCTACGAGGCCGCCTTCGAGGAGGGAGAGACGCCCGACGCCGAGACGGTCGGACACGTCGACGACGCCGTCCAGACGACGGTCGTCGCCGTCGAGGACGACAACGCTGTGCAGGTGCTCGACCCCGAGACGTACGAGGCGGTGACGGTGGCGCGCCTGTCGGGCGTCGACGAGGACGCCGAGCGCGTCGACGTGGTGAAGACCGACGCGGGGCTGTACGTGGTGCCGCCGGCGGACGCGGACGACGGGGAGGCCGAGGACGACACAGCCGACGGGGAGTAG
- a CDS encoding SPFH domain-containing protein, giving the protein MYALAGTLLVLAAVTLASAVEIVQAYETRALTVLGSYRGLLDPGLHLIPPFVSRTYRFDTRVQTIDVPTQEAITRDNSPVTADAVVYVRVVDAERSFLNVEEYRRATALLAQTSLRAVIGDMDLDETLRRREEINRRIREGLQGPTDDWGVEVEMVEVQEVLPTRGVLDAMEEQTSAERRRRAMILEAHGERRAAVETAEGDRTANVLSAQGEKVASVLEAQGDAISTVLRARAAESMGERAIVDKGMETLASIGQGESTTFVIPQELTSLLGRYGSQLSGSDVQDSEGLESLSFDEDERELLGLDAVDEMLEPDAPAEAEAAPEWESTYEAE; this is encoded by the coding sequence ATGTACGCGCTCGCGGGGACGCTGCTCGTGCTCGCGGCGGTCACGCTCGCCTCGGCGGTCGAGATCGTGCAGGCGTACGAAACGCGCGCGCTCACGGTGCTGGGCTCCTACCGCGGGCTCCTCGACCCCGGCTTGCACCTGATCCCGCCGTTCGTCTCGCGGACCTACCGGTTCGACACGCGCGTCCAGACGATCGACGTGCCGACCCAGGAGGCGATCACCCGCGACAACTCGCCGGTCACCGCCGACGCGGTCGTGTACGTCCGCGTCGTCGACGCCGAGCGGTCGTTCCTCAACGTCGAGGAGTACCGACGGGCGACCGCGCTGCTCGCGCAGACCTCGCTCCGTGCGGTCATCGGCGACATGGACCTGGACGAGACGCTGCGCCGGCGCGAGGAGATCAACCGCCGGATCCGCGAGGGGCTCCAGGGTCCGACCGACGACTGGGGCGTCGAGGTGGAGATGGTCGAGGTACAGGAGGTGCTCCCGACCCGGGGAGTCCTCGACGCGATGGAAGAGCAGACCTCCGCCGAGCGTCGCCGCCGCGCGATGATACTGGAGGCGCACGGCGAGCGCCGCGCCGCCGTCGAGACCGCCGAGGGCGACCGAACGGCGAACGTCCTCTCCGCCCAGGGCGAGAAGGTCGCGAGCGTGCTGGAGGCGCAGGGCGACGCCATCTCGACGGTGCTGCGCGCCCGTGCCGCCGAGTCGATGGGCGAGCGCGCCATCGTCGACAAGGGAATGGAGACGCTGGCGTCGATCGGCCAGGGCGAGTCCACGACGTTCGTGATCCCGCAGGAGCTGACGAGCCTACTGGGGCGGTACGGGAGTCAGCTCTCGGGGTCGGACGTGCAAGACTCCGAGGGACTCGAGTCGCTGTCGTTCGACGAGGACGAGCGGGAACTGCTCGGACTCGACGCTGTCGACGAGATGCTCGAGCCGGACGCCCCTGCCGAGGCGGAGGCGGCCCCGGAGTGGGAGTCGACGTACGAGGCCGAGTGA
- a CDS encoding 2'-5' RNA ligase family protein, translated as MYSVNVPVPWPVQRLAASLEPDLAPFETVRDRHTLVVKRLDGRDLNDLHRIRERLRPALADVAPFDLRVTGVDAFERPPMGAAPVVYLAVEALPVDGGGDRGDDRGGEADRRGDADPVSGRDSLRAVHDRLVREFGSVAGLEGADYVPHVTLARGWDGHGDPGAAVDRLRDREVESVRWTVDELGVWTREYEEIAARVPLRG; from the coding sequence GTGTACAGCGTCAACGTCCCCGTCCCCTGGCCCGTGCAGCGACTCGCCGCCTCGCTGGAGCCCGATCTCGCGCCGTTCGAGACGGTCCGCGACCGACACACCCTCGTCGTGAAGCGCCTCGACGGCCGCGACCTGAACGACCTCCACCGGATCCGCGAGCGCCTCCGCCCCGCCCTCGCCGACGTGGCCCCGTTCGACCTCCGGGTGACCGGGGTCGACGCCTTCGAGCGCCCCCCGATGGGCGCGGCACCGGTGGTGTACCTCGCGGTGGAGGCGCTCCCCGTCGATGGCGGGGGAGACCGAGGCGACGACCGCGGCGGCGAGGCGGACCGCCGCGGCGACGCCGACCCCGTCTCCGGACGCGACTCCCTCCGAGCCGTCCACGACCGACTCGTCAGGGAGTTCGGCTCCGTCGCCGGCCTGGAGGGCGCGGACTACGTCCCGCACGTGACGCTGGCGCGGGGGTGGGACGGCCACGGAGACCCCGGCGCGGCCGTCGACCGACTCCGCGATCGGGAGGTCGAGTCAGTCCGCTGGACGGTCGACGAACTCGGCGTCTGGACGCGGGAGTACGAGGAGATCGCGGCGCGGGTTCCGCTTCGAGGCTGA
- a CDS encoding cytochrome P450, with translation MSTRPPGPRGEPLLGNGRRYSRDPFSFMTAVADAYGDVIRLDLGPRETYMFTNPRDVERALVSEHAAYGKPTLDDAIDDLLGDGLLMSEGDRWRHQRELANPAFHASRIAGLDDAIVGHTEEALSEWEDGDRVDVQVELARLTVRIIVTAMFGTDIDEETVKTVQENLEPLGQRFEPNAMRAVIPSWAPTRENREFHDAVATLEGVIDDLVARRRGTEETAPDPAGDAVDSPMPMDLLSILLRAQNAGEQTEADLRDELMTMLLAGHDTTALALTYAFYLLSQHPEAKARFQREVDALDGTPTAGDVRDLEFTDRVLSESMRLYPPVYTLFRETRVDTRVAGYRIPEGSLVMLPQWVVHRSERWYDDPEAFDPDRWAPERARDRPRFAYFPFGAGPRHCIGKQFSLLEAKLILATVGREFDFSYEGPDLDLRGSLTMHPDHPVPMRLSSC, from the coding sequence ATGAGTACGAGACCGCCGGGTCCCCGCGGCGAGCCCCTGCTCGGGAACGGCCGGCGCTACTCGCGAGACCCCTTCTCGTTCATGACAGCCGTCGCCGACGCCTACGGCGACGTGATCCGCCTCGATCTGGGCCCCCGCGAGACGTACATGTTCACCAACCCCCGGGACGTCGAGCGCGCGCTCGTCTCCGAGCACGCCGCCTACGGCAAGCCAACGCTCGACGACGCGATCGACGACCTGCTCGGCGACGGCCTGCTCATGAGCGAGGGCGACCGCTGGCGACACCAGCGCGAACTCGCGAACCCGGCCTTCCACGCCAGCCGGATCGCCGGCCTCGACGACGCCATCGTCGGCCACACGGAGGAGGCGCTCTCTGAGTGGGAGGACGGCGACCGCGTCGACGTGCAGGTCGAACTCGCCCGGCTCACCGTCCGGATCATCGTCACCGCGATGTTCGGCACCGACATCGACGAGGAGACGGTGAAGACGGTCCAGGAGAACCTCGAGCCGCTCGGCCAGCGCTTCGAGCCGAACGCGATGCGGGCTGTGATCCCCAGTTGGGCACCCACCCGCGAGAACCGCGAGTTCCACGACGCCGTCGCGACGCTCGAGGGCGTGATCGACGACCTCGTCGCGCGCCGCCGCGGCACCGAGGAGACCGCCCCCGACCCCGCCGGCGACGCCGTCGACTCGCCGATGCCGATGGACCTGCTGTCGATCCTCCTGCGCGCGCAGAACGCGGGCGAGCAGACCGAAGCGGACCTGCGCGACGAGCTGATGACGATGCTGCTCGCGGGCCACGACACCACCGCGCTCGCGCTCACCTACGCCTTCTATCTCCTGTCGCAACACCCCGAAGCGAAGGCGCGGTTCCAGCGGGAGGTCGACGCGCTCGACGGCACGCCGACGGCAGGAGACGTGCGCGATCTGGAGTTCACCGACCGCGTGCTCTCGGAGTCGATGCGGCTGTACCCCCCGGTGTACACCCTGTTCCGCGAGACGCGCGTCGACACCCGCGTCGCCGGCTACCGGATCCCCGAGGGATCGCTGGTGATGCTCCCCCAGTGGGTCGTCCACCGCTCGGAGCGCTGGTACGACGACCCCGAGGCGTTCGACCCGGACCGCTGGGCTCCCGAGCGCGCCCGCGACCGCCCCCGGTTCGCGTACTTCCCGTTCGGCGCGGGCCCGCGCCATTGCATCGGCAAGCAGTTCTCGCTGCTGGAGGCGAAACTCATCCTCGCGACGGTCGGCCGCGAGTTCGACTTCTCCTACGAGGGCCCGGACCTCGACCTCCGCGGGTCGCTGACGATGCATCCCGACCACCCGGTCCCGATGCGGCTGTCGTCGTGCTGA